Proteins found in one Amycolatopsis aidingensis genomic segment:
- a CDS encoding glycoside hydrolase family 3 N-terminal domain-containing protein — MRTTTFVAPALAAALAATALGGPPAPASPAAPATVEQSCAERTLGELSVAQRVGQLFVAGVDADDPTSSQLARITDYHLGGVILTGGSDAGVQTTRQVSDAARARASTSNGIGLWVSADQEGGYVQHLEGPGFATIPTALEQGGLDQDTLRSRARTWGGQLREAGVNLNLAPVLDTVPEELGRGNKPIGYYYRQYGYTPEAVAGAATAFQRGMSAAGVQPTGKHFPGLGRVRENTDTSGEVLDEVTTRQDPYLHPFQVAVDNGIPLIMASTARYTLIDPANLAAFSPTVLRGMLRDDLGFTGVIISDDLGNAAAVQDIPVGERATRFLGAGGTVVLTVDSATVPRMFHEVILRARADPEFRAVVDEAALAVLRAKDRIGLLPHCP, encoded by the coding sequence GCGCCGAGCGGACACTCGGTGAGCTGAGCGTGGCCCAGCGGGTCGGCCAGCTCTTCGTCGCCGGGGTGGACGCGGACGATCCCACCTCGTCCCAGCTGGCCCGCATCACCGACTACCACCTCGGCGGCGTCATCCTCACCGGAGGCAGCGACGCGGGTGTGCAGACCACCCGGCAGGTGAGCGATGCGGCCAGGGCCCGGGCGAGCACCAGCAACGGGATCGGGCTCTGGGTCTCCGCCGATCAGGAAGGCGGCTATGTGCAGCACCTGGAAGGGCCGGGCTTCGCCACCATCCCCACCGCGCTTGAGCAGGGCGGGCTGGACCAGGACACGCTGCGGTCCAGGGCCCGGACCTGGGGCGGCCAGCTACGGGAGGCCGGGGTCAACCTGAATCTCGCGCCGGTGCTGGACACCGTGCCGGAGGAGCTGGGCCGGGGTAACAAGCCGATCGGGTATTACTACCGGCAGTACGGCTACACCCCGGAGGCGGTCGCCGGGGCCGCTACCGCGTTCCAGCGGGGGATGAGCGCGGCCGGGGTGCAGCCGACCGGCAAGCACTTCCCCGGCCTGGGCAGGGTAAGGGAGAATACCGACACCAGCGGTGAGGTCCTTGACGAGGTCACCACCCGGCAGGACCCGTACCTGCACCCGTTCCAGGTGGCTGTCGACAACGGCATCCCGCTGATCATGGCGTCCACGGCGCGGTACACCCTGATCGACCCGGCGAACCTCGCCGCGTTCTCGCCCACCGTGCTGCGCGGCATGCTCCGCGATGACCTCGGCTTCACCGGGGTGATCATCTCCGATGACCTCGGCAACGCCGCGGCCGTACAGGACATCCCCGTCGGAGAACGGGCCACCCGGTTCCTCGGCGCCGGTGGCACGGTCGTGCTCACGGTCGATTCGGCCACGGTGCCCAGGATGTTCCACGAGGTGATCCTCCGCGCCCGTGCGGATCCGGAGTTCCGTGCCGTGGTGGACGAGGCGGCGCTGGCCGTGCTGCGGGCCAAGGACCGGATCGGGCTGCTGCCCCACTGTCCTTAG